A single region of the Schizosaccharomyces osmophilus chromosome 3, complete sequence genome encodes:
- the idi1 gene encoding isopentenyl-diphosphate delta-isomerase Idi1 has protein sequence MSVTQEQMRYDEEQLRLMEEVCIVVDENDKPVRSGSKKECHLMENIHKGLLHRAFSMFLFDNDNRLLLQQRATEKITFPSLWTNTCCSHPLDVASERGSELDEAISGVKSAAERKLLHELGIKAEYIPKDQYQFLTRIHYLAPSIDKWGEHEIDYILFYKGQVELDINPNEVQAYKYVTMDELKAMFEDPQYKFTPWFKLICQHFLFHWWTDVDHSSKFQDREIHRML, from the exons ATGAGCGTCACACAAGAACAAATGCGCTACGATGAAGAGCAATTGAGATTAATGGAAGAAGTTTGTATTGTGGTAGATGAAAACGACAAGCCTGTGCGATCAGgctccaaaaaagaat GTCATTTAATGGAAAACATACATAAAGGATTATTGCATAGAGCATTTTCtatgtttcttttcgatAATGACAATCGTCTTTTGTTACAACAACGTGCAACTGAAAAGATCACATTTCCTTCCTTATGGACCAACACTTGTTGCTCACATCCTTTAGACGTTGCCTCTGAGCGTGGATCTGAGTTAGATGAAGCGATTTCAGGTGTGAAGTCTGCAGCAGAAAGAAAGCTACTTCATGAGCTAGGAATTAAGGCCGAATATATTCCTAAAGATCAGTATCAATTTTTAACCAGAATTCATTATCTTGCACCCAGCATAGATAAATGGGGCGAGCACGAGA TCGACTATATTCTATTTTATAAAGGTCAAGTTGAGTTGGACATCAATCCTAATGAGGTGCAAGCCTACAAATATGTTACTATGGATGAGTTGAAGGCCATGTTTGAAGATCCACAATACAAGTTTACACCATGGTTCAAGTTAATTTGCCAgcactttttgtttcattgGTGGACTGATGTGGATCATTCAAGCAAATTCCAGGATCGAGAAATTCATCGGATGCTATAA
- the pre6 gene encoding 20S proteasome complex subunit alpha 4 Pre6: MSGYDRALSVFSPDGRLLQVEYGQEAVRRGTTAVALRGKDCIVIGVEKKNVPKLQNPGSFQKIALIDNHVCLAFAGLNADARILIDKARIEAQSHKLNLADPASLESITRYVAGVQQKYTQAGGVRPFGVSTLIAGFDVNSNVPRVYQTEPAGVYNAWKASAIGRSSKGAREFLEKNWKEDLSREESIRLTINSLLEVVQTSAGNVELAIMDPGKDVEFLPSEQIDSIVKMLQEEKEAEAARKKNGRAAATSASTTSQS; this comes from the exons ATGTCAGGATATGATCGTGCGCTATCAGTTTTCTCGCCAGATGGCCGCTTGCTTCAAGTAGAATACGGTCAAGAAGCTGTTCGCCGTGGTACTACTGCT GTTGCTCTTCGCGGAAAAGATTGTATTGTTATTGGCGtggagaagaaaaacgtCCCCAAGTTACAAAATCCAGGaagtttccaaaagatTGCATTAATCGACAATCACGTGTGCTTGGCTTTTGCTGGTTTAAATGCGGATGCACGAATTTTAATTGATAAGGCTCGTATTGAAGCTCAATCACACAAATTGAACTTGGCAGACCCTGCTTCTTTAGAGTCCATAACCCGTTATGTAGCTGGTGTCCAGCAAAAATATACACAAGCAGGTGGTGTCCGTCCCTTTGGTGTGTCGACACTTATTGCCGGCTTTGACGTGAATAGCAACGTGCCTAGAGTTTACCAGACAGAACCGGCAGGCGTTTACAATGCATG GAAAGCTTCCGCTATCGGTCGTTCTAGCAAGGGTGCCCGtgaatttttggaaaagaactGGAAGGAAGACTTGTCCCGTGAAGAATCGATTCGCCTTACAATTAACAGTCTATTAGAAGTTGTTCAAACTTCTGCTGGTAACGTTGAGCTTGCCATTATGGACCCTGGTAAAGACGTTGAATTCCTTCCCTCTGAACAAATTGATTCCATCGTCAAAATGCTTCAGGAAGAGAAAGAGGCTGAAGCCGCTCGTAAGAAAAACGGCCGCGCTGCTGCTACTTCTGCTTCAACCACTTCACAATcataa
- the gid9 gene encoding GID complex subunit Gid9, which translates to MSFSLEQQFMLEKPGILLSFEQLRLNFKLELRQLEHESHAMSSTLTALLQESIPIESKVQEIDSLVSRNRNLKKKMVQLREAEEMHIQRTRLRLQFINTLSQIEDLDSPEYLDWSRTRLNRLIADYMLANGYHDSAIKLCKNSDLFEMVDIDIYKRYQQILDSILRRELKEVLAWCAEHRSILKKISSTLELEIRIQRFVELVKSNKKVQAINFAKTYFGNWTKTHAGRLQQVAALLAIPYSTKISRYNEYLSDQRWDFLASLFSKTFSQVNCLSSVSILHIAIAAGLSSLKTPSCYNYEDAHNSHSFQSSAIRQCPVCTPNLSVLAQSLPYAHVTQSVIVDSLTGARLDSDNRPVALPNGHVYGIKSLIAWNEVNGTQEGYLKDPFSGKDYPSELLRKVYVV; encoded by the exons ATGAGTTTTTCCTTGGAACAACAATTTATGCTGGAAAAGCCTGGAATTTTGCTATCATTTGAACAACTGAGATTAAATTTCAAGCTGGAACTTCGACAATTGGAACATGAGTCCCATGCAATGAGTTCAACGCTTACTGCTTTGCTTCAAGAGTCAATTCCGATTGAAAGTAAAGTCCAAGAGATTGATAGCTTGGTTTCGAGGAATCgaaatttaaagaaaaag ATGGTACAGCTTAGAGAAGCCGAAGAAATGCATATTCAGCGAACGCGGTTGCGTTTACAGTTTATAAATACTCTCAGCCAAATTGAGGACCTGGATTCACCGGAATATTTGGATTGGTCCAGGACTCGTTTGAATCGACTGATTGCGGATTACATGTTAGCAAACGGCTATCATGACTCTGCCATAAAATTATGCAAAAACTCcgatttgtttgaaatGGTTGACATTGATATTTACAAGAGGTACCAGCAAATACTTGACTCTATTCTCCGACGTGAATTGAAAGAGGTACTTGCATGGTGCGCCGAGCATCGATCGATTCTAAAGAAGATTAGTAGCACGCTGGAACTCGAGATCCGAATACAGCGTTTTGTTGAACTGGTAAAGtcgaataaaaaagttcaGGCAATTAATTTTGCTAAAACTTACTTTGGTAATTGGACCAAAACCCATGCGGGCAGGCTTCAGCAAGTTGCAGCTCTTTTGGCGATTCCGTATTCTACGAAAATTTCTCGATACAAT GAATATCTTTCCGATCAACGTTGGGACTTCTTGGCATccttgttttccaaaacattCAGCCAAGTGAATTGTCTTTCCTCAGTCTCCATTCTACATATTGCGATAGCTGCAGGtctttcttccttgaaaaCTCCTTCTTGCTATAATTACGAAGATGCACACAATTCTCACTCCTTTCAGTCTTCCGCCATTCGGCAGTGTCCTGTATGCACTCCCAACCTAAGCGTTCTCGCACAGTCTTTACCTTATGCTCATGTTACCCAATCAGTCATTGTTGATTCATTAACGGGTGCTCGACTGGATAGCGATAATCGCCCTGTCGCCCTTCCAAATGGGCATGTTTACGGAATTAAGAGCTTAATTGCATGGAATGAAGTAAATGGGACACAAGAAGGATATTTGAAAGATCCTTTTTCAGGAAAAGACTATCCTTCTGAGTTACTCAGAAAGGTGTACGTGGTATAG
- the mug24 gene encoding RNA-binding protein, rrm type, translating to MKDSITSCHDDSQPKDQGMVVHIVPCETIQTTGLNMKEELLFEKEEDTSHVLKSGFLEEQGDQLLNCEEEEQSKSFDSYSTSSSLNSPNDIEFFEDSNVPKDLCEKKKQELVVDPIEKDEVALSGTSEQSQPKFVENKLEKHSSLSVSNSAPASNLSSNSVPSLSTNSTSGNMYYGPNPYYPIQIIPFIDNPYPAHPVQCTPFQPMSSSSPPFASQPPDPKDALNSPYQETKYLADFRVLILSNLPSEYKISDLLSQIHAGPLERVQQKLEKNKVILSFLYAEDSLKFHEYYNRRRFQFQSRSLKVTFARPCRLSESVFNVCNNMAASRNVFIGNLPASFGEHELVDHFGKFGEIDSVKILSRKNIAFIHYLNIKDAIRVVQTLSSDPAYHAWRIFYGTDRCEHRGTSTYTPTYGSPKPSSSSLSVSSNPELKEPISDMSQNSDVENRTVFLGNLDAKVKGSEICDLIHCGPLQDFHYIPEKHICFVTFVDVADAKAFHSYILNETVILHGRRIKSGWGKESGHLPRVLETSISMGASRNVYFSKVSDSFTKKELELLLRQYGEIESIKYLKQPNTGFVSYTNISNGMKAFHGLPLQPAFQKSKIQYARDRCDKSDSYISSPHNNSPSLSTMQTQQPILPSAVPFTIPMYPPIFTAPSNIKQDTNSSTQYVPPFAPYPNMYGSMSPYQAQQSTQMQNPK from the coding sequence ATGAAGGACTCCATCACTTCCTGCCACGACGACAGTCAACCGAAAGATCAAGGTATGGTCGTACACATCGTACCATGCGAAACTATTCAAACGACGGGATTGaatatgaaagaagaattactttttgaaaaggaagaagatacCTCTCATGTGTTGAAAAGCGGCTTTCTAGAAGAACAAGGTGATCAATTGTTGAATTgtgaagaggaagaacaGTCGAAGTCATTCGATTCATACTCTACTTCCAGTTCCCTTAACTCTCCCAATgatattgaattttttgaggATTCGAACGTGCCGAAGGATCTTTGcgaaaagaagaagcaggaGCTGGTTGTTGATCCAATAGAAAAGGATGAAGTTGCTCTCTCCGGCACAAGTGAACAATCTCAACCAaaatttgttgaaaacaaattagAAAAGCACTCTTCTCTTTCTGTTTCTAATTCTGCTCCTGCTTCtaatctttcttcaaattccGTTCCTTCTTTGTCTACCAACTCAACTTCTGGAAATATGTACTATGGCCCTAACCCATATTATCCCATTCAAATCATTCCATTTATCGATAATCCTTACCCAGCCCATCCCGTTCAATGCACCCCGTTTCAACCGATGTCTTCTTCGTCTCCCCCATTTGCTTCCCAACCGCCAGATCCAAAGGATGCTTTGAATTCACCCTATCAAGAAACAAAGTACTTGGCCGACTTTCGAGTTTTGATTCTGAGTAATCTTCCTTCTGAGTATAAGATAAGCGACCTTCTCTCACAAATTCATGCTGGCCCGTTGGAAAGGGTACAACAAAAACTCGAGAAAAACAAGGtgattttgtcttttttatatgCAGAAGATTCTTTAAAGTTTCACGAATATTATAATCGTCGAAGATTCCAGTTTCAAAGTCGCTCTTTAAAGGTTACTTTTGCCAGGCCATGCCGTCTCTCAGAGTCCGTATTTAACGTTTGTAACAATATGGCCGCGAGTAGAAATGTCTTTATTGGAAACCTTCCAGCTTCGTTTGGCGAACATGAACTAGTCGATCATTTTGGCAAATTTGGTGAGATCGATAGTGTGAAAATATTATCCAGAAAGAACATTGCGTTCATCCACTATTTGAATATCAAAGATGCAATTCGTGTTGTGCAAACGTTGTCCTCTGATCCCGCCTATCATGCTTGGAGAATTTTCTATGGTACTGACCGTTGTGAACATCGTGGTACGAGCACGTATACTCCTACATACGGCTCTCCGAAACCGTCTTCCTCTTCCCTTTCTGTGAGCTCTAATCCTGAATTGAAAGAGCCTATTTCTGATATGTCTCAAAATTCCGACGTAGAAAACCGGACTGTTTTCCTGGGCAATTTGGATGCTAAAGTAAAAGGCTCAGAAATATGTGATCTCATTCACTGTGGGCCTTTACAGGATTTTCACTATATTCCCGAAAAGCATATATGCTTTGTTACATTCGTGGACGTTGCCGATGCGAAAGCCTTCCACTCTTACATTTTAAATGAAACGGTTATCCTTCATGGACGTCGTATCAAGTCTGGATGGGGGAAAGAAAGCGGCCATTTGCCACGTGTGCTGGAAACATCAATTTCTATGGGTGCTTCCCGTAATGTCTACTTTAGCAAAGTCAGTGACTCTTTCACCAAAAAGGAGTTGGAATTATTGCTACGCCAATATGGTGAAATCGAAAGTataaaatatttgaagCAACCAAACACTGGGTTTGTCAGCTACACAAATATCTCGAATGGCATGAAAGCGTTTCATGGATTACCTTTACAACCAGCTTTCCAGAAGAGTAAAATACAATATGCTCGTGATCGGTGTGATAAATCTGACTCTTATATTTCATCCCCACACAATAACTCCCCTTCATTGAGCACAATGCAAACACAACAACCCATTTTACCTTCTGCTGTCCCATTTACTATTCCAATGTATCCTCCTATATTTACAGCACCTTCGAATATCAAACAAGATACGAATTCTTCTACTCAGTATGTCCCTCCGTTTGCTCCTTATCCTAATATGTATGGATCTATGTCTCCGTACCAAGCTCAACAATCTACTCAAATGCAAAATCCTAAATGA
- the plg7 gene encoding phospholipase A2 yields MKFSIIPTTALPEYEGPLCVGSVVIETSVPKELQCKLSNIEHELKTVKLRMFYPIFPTKEVKPRKDELWLPFNEGIPNIATGFKWWMIRTCARQFSKTSLPVYDGTLFQDSQNTKLPVLLFSHGLLGSRNVYSSLCGNISSYGVVVLALEHRDQTAIISTVRDPSHPDDKGYLVQYREIKDFYSEDTIALQKDRLHFREREIQLAVKMIRSINEHGVPSLDTAYSSSGDPNVCKRLFESLKGRLNTTKGELLLSGHSFGAATSAFITNSSTRSLDSSSLHQEEYKCVILYDIWMLPVLQLNIQKIKYPTIMIISYEFQRWADNYNALENWLFGRKSKSDVDQETSANKLEIVPTEKPSHVFVLDGTVHANQSDLPILLPSMVFKLLKGKVKADPYEAVIINARSSVQFLRENGVKLQGENDPDSLKSEVIPGWEKII; encoded by the coding sequence ATGAAATTCTCTATCATACCTACTACCGCCTTGCCAGAGTATGAGGGTCCATTATGTGTTGGTTCGGTGGTCATTGAAACAAGTGTTCCTAAAGAACTTCAATGTAAGTTATCAAATATTGAAcatgaattgaaaacagTTAAACTCCGAATGTTTTATCCTATTTTTCCCACCAAAGAAGTAAAGCCCCGGAAAGACGAGCTTTGGCTCCCCTTCAATGAAGGAATTCCAAATATTGCTACAGGGTTTAAATGGTGGATGATTCGAACATGTGCAAGACAGTTTTCTAAAACTTCTTTACCTGTTTATGATGGGACTCTGTTTCAGGACAGTCAAAATACTAAGCTGCCAGTATTGTTGTTTAGTCATGGACTTTTGGGTTCAAGGAAtgtttattcttctttatgtGGAAATATCTCTTCTTATGGAGTCGTTGTTTTGGCTTTAGAGCACCGTGACCAGACTGCTATAATTTCAACTGTTCGTGATCCTAGTCACCCGGATGATAAAGGATATCTTGTTCAGTATCGAGAAATCAAGGATTTTTATAGCGAGGATACTATTGCATTACAAAAGGACAGACTTCATTTTCGTGAAAGGGAAATTCAGCTTGCTGTGAAAATGATCCGCTCAATCAACGAGCACGGTGTACCTAGCCTTGACACAGCCTACTCTTCTTCTGGTGATCCTAACGTCTGTAAACGTCTGTTTGAATCACTGAAAGGTCGCTTGAATACTACAAAAGGAGAGCTTTTACTTTCGGGTCACTCGTTTGGTGCCGCCACCAGTGCTTTCATAACAAACTCATCAACTCGCTCCCTTGACAGCAGTAGCCTGCATCAGGAAGAATACAAATGCGTAATTTTGTATGATATCTGGATGTTGCCTGTTCTCCAGCTGAATATACAGAAAATCAAGTACCCTACTATAATGATCATATCTTATGAATTTCAACGCTGGGCTGATAACTATAACGCCTTGGAAAATTGGCTTTTTGGCCGCAAATCGAAATCAGATGTTGATCAGGAAACTTCTGCAAACAAGCTTGAAATTGTTCCAACTGAAAAACCATCTCACGTGTTCGTCTTAGATGGGACAGTCCACGCAAACCAAAGTGATCTACCGATTCTTTTACCGAGTATGGTTTTCAAATTACttaaaggaaaagttaAAGCTGATCCTTATGAGGCTGTTATAATTAACGCACGTTCTTCTGTTCAGTTTTTGCGGGAGAATGGAGTCAAACTTCAAGGGGAAAATGACCCCGACAGTTTAAAGTCGGAAGTCATTCCTGGCTGGGAGAAAATCATCTAA
- the sda1 gene encoding SDA1 family protein, with amino-acid sequence MVKRRTAAVLPINLPHLQHLVKKDPKSYRDEFLQQWNHYETVREIFLIQPSNDVTEFNSLIDFIAQTCNHYTDITKDFSKELMDLLLKNHDQFPFELSEKIVQALVLLKNKSALSPIALLQCFFPLFSSNPSRTFRELLYEQVSLAVRNANKKAKDDKLNKAVQAALFTLVETSDTASVTHTDYSNKKHEYSPNELSGMWAVKMVQDLWKRNIWSGDARAVNIMKTAALSNNTKVMLSGVYFFLGADTQGEEEEGSDEEEDTDVGRLKHQSTINKKTRSRETQIERIRARMKKKEKGKLAPPTNVNFPALQLLYDPQGFAEELFEKQLVNSKRSLSMEHKLVVLRLLTRLIGNHKLTVLGLYSYMMKYLTPYQRDVTQFLACLAQASHEFIPPDVLEPLIRKIADEFVTTGVANEVVCAGINAIREVCARSPFAMTADLLQDLTEYKSSKDKGVTMASRGLISLYREVAPDMLKKKDRGKVASMELKDRIPIRFGEELNVVHGIEGLELLEKYKNEIKDDGNEEDDDKWEVADNDSDSGESEGWVNLKSDDDIDISDSEEESNDKINTEGTSEDKAKSEDNENKQEASNLAARSILTPADLEKLGELREKANVDRLVHGPKRVHDNDAVVDAYDIEGPRKRMKDDREGRLARVMEGREGREKYGSKSNQFNPTSLSNKRKQKTKNFMMIKHKVKGKAGRSLMQKRKSLRDHIDREKKRIK; translated from the coding sequence ATGGTGAAACGTCGTACAGCCGCCGTTCTTCCCATCAATCTCCCTCATTTACAACATTTGGTAAAAAAGGACCCCAAATCCTACAGGGACGAATTCTTGCAGCAGTGGAATCATTATGAAACAGTCAGAGAGATTTTTCTTATACAACCATCCAACGATGTCACTGAATTTAATTCTCTTATAGATTTTATTGCTCAAACATGTAACCACTATACGGACATAACTAAGgacttttcaaaggaattgaTGGATTTACTTCTAAAAAATCATGATCAATTTCCTTTCGAACTCtctgaaaaaattgtacaggctcttgttttattgaaaaacaaaagtgcTTTATCACCTATTGCACTTCTGCAAtgcttttttcctttatttagCAGTAATCCTTCCCGTACCTTCCGAGAGCTCCTATATGAACAAGTTTCTTTAGCGGTGCGCaatgcaaacaaaaaagctAAGGACGATAAACTGAACAAAGCTGTTCAAGCTGCTTTATTTACCTTAGTAGAAACTTCGGATACGGCTTCTGTAACACATACGGATTATTCGAACAAAAAGCACGAATATTCTCCTAATGAGCTTTCCGGTATGTGGGCCGTAAAAATGGTTCAAGACTTGTGGAAACGAAACATTTGGTCTGGCGATGCTCGTGCAGTCAATATTATGAAGACAGCCGCCTTATCGAACAACACCAAAGTTATGCTTAGCGGTGTCTATTTCTTCTTAGGGGCCGATACCCAAggcgaagaagaagagggCTCggacgaagaagaagatacAGATGTTGGTCGATTAAAGCATCAGTCGACCATTAATAAGAAAACCAGGTCTCGTGAAACCCAAATAGAGCGTATACGTGCTCgtatgaagaagaaagaaaagggaaagTTGGCACCCCCTACGAACGTTAACTTCCCTGCTCTGCAACTTCTATACGATCCTCAAGGGTTCGCCGAAGagctttttgaaaagcaacTAGTGAATTCGAAGCGCTCTTTGTCTATGGAGCATAAGCTTGTGGTTCTTCGTCTCCTCACAAGATTGATTGGTAATCATAAGTTGACTGTTTTAGGACTTTATTCATACATGATGAAATACCTAACCCCTTATCAGCGCGATGTTACCCAGTTTCTTGCTTGCTTGGCTCAAGCCAGCCATGAGTTTATTCCTCCTGATGTTTTAGAGCCTTTAATTCGAAAAATCGCCGATGAGTTTGTCACTACAGGAGTCGCCAATGAAGTTGTTTGTGCAGGTATTAACGCCATTCGAGAAGTTTGTGCACGTTCTCCTTTTGCAATGACAGCGGATCTTTTACAGGACTTGACTGAGTATAAGTCTAGTAAGGATAAGGGTGTTACGATGGCTAGTCGTGGTCTCATTAGTTTGTATCGTGAGGTTGCTCCTGAtatgttgaagaagaaagaccGAGGAAAGGTTGCATCGATGGAGTTGAAGGATCGCATTCCAATTAGGTTCGGTGAGGAACTGAATGTTGTCCATGGTATCGAAGGTTTAGAACTGCTTgagaaatacaaaaacgaaattaaAGATGATGGAAATGAGGAAGACGATGACAAGTGGGAAGTTGCGGACAACGACAGTGATTCAGGAGAGAGCGAAGGCTGGGTTAACTTAAAAAGCGATGATGATATTGACATCAGCGACAGTGAAGAGGAAAGTAATGATAAGATAAACACCGAAGGAACATCGGAAGATAAAGCTAAGTCTGAAGACAATGAGAACAAACAGGAAGCCTCTAATTTGGCTGCTCGTTCAATATTGACCCCAGCTGATTTGGAGAAACTGGGAGAACTCCGCGAAAAAGCTAACGTTGACCGCTTGGTTCATGGACCAAAACGTGTGCATGACAATGACGCTGTCGTTGATGCATATGATATTGAAGGACCaaggaaaaggatgaaaGATGATCGCGAAGGTCGTTTGGCCCGTGTCATGGAAGGTCGTGAAGGCCGCGAAAAATATGGCTCCAAGAGTAACCAATTTAATCCTACAAGTCTTTCaaacaagagaaagcaaaagacCAAGAACTTTATGATGATTAAACATAAAGTTAAAGGAAAGGCTGGTAGAAGTCTTATGCAGAAGCGAAAATCTTTGCGAGACCATATTGACCGCGAGAAAAAACGTATTAAGTAA
- the cys2 gene encoding homoserine O-acetyltransferase: MMKSVFRSMSKRLGPNKLAFCRFQSSNPPMSFPCVDQAQERNRRYEESLQQFQTPGNEDPGACITSPSLASGPEPIYGKIVSGFKKFNYNNVFLCDHGGILPKFELAYETWGALNEDRSNAILLHTGLSASSHAHSHPDNPQPGWWEQFIGPGKDLDTNKFCVICCNILGSCYGSTGPSSVDPGDGKNYATRFPIITVNDMVRTQILLLDHLKIDKLHASIGSSLGGMQSLAFGALAPHRTARIASISGGARSHPYSIALRFTQRQILMNDPQWNRGFYYDDIPPHTGMKLSREVATISYRSGPEWEQRFSTRRANPAVPPAMCPDFLIETYLDHAGEKFCLQYDPNSLLYISKAMDMHDMTASNQKILAENRKKNQHKLEKYLAENPDVSQEDVIKANSNSVVLPDTPIEEISNEDRVPEPDVDSDLTAGLVPLRNIPTMIMGVESDNLMPVACQRETARCLEKAGNDKVVYHELNADESFYGHDTFLIYRKNFNLVGSKLKNFLEQS; the protein is encoded by the coding sequence ATGATGAAAAGTGTGTTTCGGTCGATGAGCAAACGGCTGGGGCCTAATAAACTGGCTTTTTGCCGGTTTCAGAGCTCCAATCCTCCAATGTCATTTCCTTGCGTCGATCAGGCGCAGGAACGCAATCGCAGATATGAAGAAAGCCTTCAGCAGTTTCAAACCCCAGGCAATGAAGATCCAGGGGCATGCATAACTTCTCCTTCACTTGCTTCGGGACCTGAACCCATCTATGGAAAAATTGTATCtggtttcaaaaagtttaacTATAACAATGTATTCCTTTGTGATCACGGCGGTATTTTACCTAAATTTGAATTGGCTTACGAAACTTGGGGCGCATTGAATGAAGACCGCTCAAATGCCATTCTTTTGCATACCGGTCTTTCTGCATCTTCACATGCTCATTCTCATCCGGATAACCCACAACCTGGTTGGTGGGAACAGTTCATTGGACCAGGAAAAGATTTAGATACCAACAAGTTTTGTGTCATTTGCTGTAACATTTTAGGTAGCTGCTACGGTAGCACTGGTCCTTCTTCTGTTGACCCCGGTGATGGAAAGAATTATGCGACCCGTTTTCCCATCATAACTGTTAACGACATGGTTCGTACCcaaattttacttttggatCATCTGAAAATCGATAAGCTTCATGCTAGCATTGGTAGTTCCTTGGGTGGTATGCAATCGCTAGCGTTTGGTGCTTTGGCACCTCATAGAACTGCTCGTATCGCCAGTATTTCTGGTGGTGCTAGATCTCATCCTTATTCTATTGCACTTCGTTTTACTCAGCGACAAATTTTAATGAATGACCCTCAATGGAACCGAGGCTTTTATTATGATGACATTCCTCCTCACACAGGTATGAAACTATCTCGTGAGGTCGCTACCATTTCCTATCGGTCTGGACCCGAGTGGGAACAACGGTTTTCCACTCGTCGCGCCAACCCTGCTGTACCACCTGCTATGTGCCCTGATTTCTTAATAGAAACATATTTGGATCATGCTGGAGAAAAATTCTGTCTTCAATATGATCCCAATTCCCTTTTGTATATTTCCAAGGCCATGGATATGCATGACATGACTGCTTCAAATCAGAAGATTCTCGCTGAgaacagaaagaaaaatcagCATAAGttagaaaaatatttggCTGAAAATCCAGATGTATCACAAGAAGACGTGATTAAGGCAAATTCAAACAGTGTTGTCTTGCCCGATACCCCgattgaagaaatttctAATGAAGATAGAGTTCCTGAACCTGATGTAGATTCGGATTTAACCGCAGGTTTAGTTCCTCTACGAAACATTCCAACCATGATTATGGGCGTCGAAAGTGATAATCTGATGCCTGTCGCATGCCAGCGTGAAACTGCTCGTTGTTTGGAGAAGGCTGGAAATGATAAAGTTGTATACCATGAATTGAATGCCGACGAAAGTTTTTATGGCCACGATacatttttgatttatcGTAAAAACTTTAACTTGGTTGGAAGCAAACTAAAGAACTTCCTTGAGCAGAGCTAA
- the tho4 gene encoding THO complex subunit Tho4, translating into MSMSLDKSLDEIIKDKKKSSVFRRPGKSDRQNRIVKRRGKKLVQKSTSQNPSIDNEPWQHDLNQEDDSSENLKYGHKGRDRNSFSESLHTVVIENLHYELSEENIRSLLSDFHPHSIVVDYDRAGRSEGTCRALFFSKEEATTAVDSLEGHFVNDQPIKLFLKPPTSLLDRISFSSTAENANKKAPSKKLNRSRSEKRISPVHPVSHEDLDRELDAYTASYQAPSSFEDKQKKSSGNAKYVGEGKGDGTILAQDTEDMQLDDP; encoded by the exons ATGAGTATGTCGCTGGACAAATCATTAGATGAAATTattaaagacaaaaaa AAAAGTAGTGTCTTTCGAAGACCAGGAAAATCTGATCGTCAGAATAGAATTGTTAAAAGACGAGGAAAG AAACTAGTACAAAAATCTACTTCTCAGAATCCTTCTATAGACAACGAACCATGGCAGCATGATTTGAACCAGGAAGATGACTCTTCCGAGAACTTAAAGTATGGTCACAAAGGAAGAGATAG AAACTCCTTCTCTGAATCTTTACACACTGttgtaattgaaaatttacATTATGAGCTATCTGAAGAGAATATCAGG TCACTGCTATCAGATTTTCATCCTCATTCTATTGTAGTGGATTATGATCGCGCCGGTCGTTCTGAAGGAACTTGTCGCGCCCTCttcttttcgaaagaagaagcaacAACTGCTGTGGATTCTTTAGAAGGTCACTTTGTTAATGATCAGCCTATCAAGCTATTTTTGAAACCTCCTACATCCCTGCTGGAtcgaatttctttttccagcACTGCTGAAAATGCTAATAAAAAAGCTCCTTCCAAGAAGCTCAACCGTTCAAGAAGTGAAAAACGGATTTCCCCAGTCCATCCCGTTTCACACGAAGATCTTGATCGTGAACTTGATGCTTATACAGCTTCCTACCAAGCACCTTCAAGTTTTGAAgacaagcaaaaaaaaagctctGGTAATGCAAAATATGTAGGGGAAGGTAAAGGCGATGGCACAATACTTGCTCAAGATACAGAGGATATGCAGCTTGACGACCCGTAG